A window of the Butyricimonas faecalis genome harbors these coding sequences:
- a CDS encoding ParA family protein: MKKNPLFVAVSNQKGGVGKSTMLVTLASLLNYSMDKSVAIVDCDSTQRSLFNLRERDMEMVEKNKKYMVLLEEQRLRGCRIYPIRQAKPENARQVAGELAAKADFDIVFIDLPGSMDISGVLQTIFNVDYVLTPIAADNFVMDSSFVFAKSVMKFLENRKNIPLKDVFLFWTKVKKRSNTEVLDNYMALMKKQGLKILDSAIPDLCRYDKELSSRTRTYFRCSLLPPPAGQLKGSGLQELANELIVKFNL; this comes from the coding sequence ATGAAGAAGAATCCGTTATTCGTTGCGGTCAGCAACCAGAAAGGTGGGGTCGGCAAAAGTACCATGCTGGTAACGCTTGCCAGTCTCCTGAATTATTCGATGGATAAGAGTGTGGCCATCGTTGATTGTGACTCCACCCAGCGCAGCCTGTTCAATCTGAGGGAACGGGACATGGAGATGGTGGAGAAGAACAAGAAGTACATGGTGCTGTTGGAAGAGCAGAGGCTTAGGGGGTGCAGGATTTATCCTATCAGGCAGGCAAAGCCGGAGAATGCACGCCAGGTGGCCGGAGAGTTGGCGGCAAAAGCAGATTTTGATATCGTTTTCATAGATTTGCCAGGGTCTATGGACATATCCGGTGTGTTGCAGACCATTTTCAATGTGGATTATGTATTGACCCCCATTGCCGCTGACAATTTCGTTATGGACAGCAGTTTTGTCTTTGCCAAAAGCGTCATGAAGTTTTTGGAAAACCGGAAGAATATTCCTTTGAAAGACGTGTTCCTGTTCTGGACCAAGGTAAAGAAAAGAAGCAATACTGAAGTGCTTGACAACTATATGGCACTGATGAAGAAACAGGGGCTGAAAATTCTGGATTCAGCCATTCCGGACCTCTGCCGTTATGACAAGGAACTCTCATCCCGGACCCGCACCTATTTCCGCTGTTCACTCCTTCCACCGCCGGCAGGACAACTTAAAGGCAGCGGATTGCAGGAACTGGCAAATGAACTGATTGTAAAATTTAACCTGTAA
- the mobA gene encoding conjugal transfer protein MobA has product MRMEENKNRKTRKGVGRKPKTDPAVYRYVVRLNSEENVKFDIQFQKSGLRERSKFIKAMIFGKEIKVVRIDKATMDYYVRLTNFYHQFQAIGNNYNQTVKAIKNNFGEKRAYALLRNLEKTTIDLVVLSKRIIMLTHEFEETYLIKKQREEE; this is encoded by the coding sequence ATGCGTATGGAAGAAAACAAGAACAGAAAAACAAGAAAAGGTGTAGGGCGGAAACCGAAAACCGACCCTGCCGTGTACCGTTATGTGGTGCGGCTAAACTCGGAAGAGAACGTAAAGTTCGATATCCAGTTTCAAAAATCGGGACTGAGGGAACGCTCCAAATTCATCAAGGCAATGATTTTCGGAAAGGAAATCAAGGTGGTCAGAATCGACAAGGCGACGATGGACTACTATGTCCGCCTTACCAATTTCTACCACCAGTTCCAGGCCATCGGCAACAACTACAACCAGACGGTCAAGGCAATCAAGAACAATTTCGGGGAGAAACGGGCATACGCCCTGCTCCGCAATCTGGAAAAGACGACCATAGATCTGGTGGTGCTGAGCAAGCGGATCATCATGCTGACCCATGAGTTTGAGGAAACCTACCTTATCAAAAAGCAGAGGGAGGAGGAATGA
- the mobB gene encoding conjugal transfer protein MobB, with translation MVAKINRGASLYGAVIYNQQKVDDSTARIISGNRMIADVTGNPEQVMRNTLWAFENYLLANKNTEKPILHISLNPSVDDKLTDSQFADLAREYMQRMGYGDQPYIVYIHEDIDRRHIHIVSTCVNEKGEKIDDAYEWNRSMKACRELERKFGLKQVEDKRREMLEPYLKKADYQNGDVKQQVSNILKSVFSTYRFQSFGEYSALLSCFNIEAKQVRGEFEGTPYNGIVYTMTDDTGKPICTPIKSSLIGKRFGYEGLEKRIGFNAREYKDKKWQPKIRNGVALAMHGCRGNREDFIRLLNRQGIDVVFRENNEGRIYGATFIDHKNREVYNGSRLGKEFSANAFERLFNGPNNIPDLDAPTPEISRQSSFSADMENAIGQAFGIFDFEANGPDPQEEALARRLQRKKKKKRRSRGIS, from the coding sequence ATGGTGGCGAAAATCAACAGGGGCGCCTCGCTCTATGGGGCTGTCATCTACAACCAGCAGAAAGTGGACGACTCCACGGCACGCATCATTTCGGGCAACCGCATGATTGCCGATGTCACGGGTAATCCGGAGCAGGTCATGAGGAACACGCTTTGGGCATTCGAGAACTACCTGCTCGCCAACAAGAATACGGAAAAGCCCATACTGCATATATCCCTTAATCCTTCTGTGGACGACAAACTGACCGATAGCCAGTTTGCGGATTTGGCAAGGGAGTATATGCAACGCATGGGCTACGGCGACCAGCCTTACATCGTGTATATCCACGAGGACATAGACCGCAGGCATATCCATATCGTTTCCACCTGCGTGAACGAGAAAGGGGAAAAGATAGATGACGCCTACGAGTGGAATCGCTCGATGAAAGCCTGCCGGGAACTGGAACGCAAGTTCGGACTGAAGCAGGTGGAGGACAAACGCAGGGAAATGTTGGAACCATATCTGAAAAAAGCAGACTATCAGAATGGCGATGTAAAGCAACAAGTTTCCAACATCCTCAAGAGCGTGTTCTCCACTTACCGCTTTCAGTCATTCGGGGAGTACAGCGCGTTGCTGTCCTGCTTCAACATCGAGGCGAAGCAGGTCAGGGGCGAATTTGAAGGGACGCCTTACAACGGCATTGTCTATACCATGACAGACGATACAGGCAAGCCGATATGTACGCCCATCAAGTCCTCCCTTATCGGAAAACGCTTCGGCTATGAAGGACTGGAAAAGCGTATCGGATTCAATGCCCGTGAATACAAGGACAAGAAATGGCAGCCCAAGATACGGAACGGTGTCGCACTCGCCATGCACGGCTGCCGGGGCAACCGGGAGGACTTCATCCGCCTGCTCAACAGGCAGGGAATAGACGTGGTATTCCGTGAAAATAATGAAGGCCGCATTTACGGTGCTACTTTCATCGACCACAAGAACAGGGAGGTGTATAACGGCTCGCGGCTCGGAAAGGAGTTCTCGGCAAATGCCTTTGAACGATTGTTCAATGGGCCGAACAATATTCCTGACTTGGATGCTCCCACACCGGAAATCAGCAGGCAAAGCAGTTTCTCTGCCGACATGGAAAACGCCATCGGGCAGGCTTTCGGAATCTTCGATTTTGAAGCCAATGGTCCCGACCCGCAGGAAGAGGCTCTCGCACGCAGGCTGCAACGCAAGAAGAAAAAGAAACGCCGCTCACGGGGTATCTCCTGA
- the mobC gene encoding conjugal transfer protein MobC, with the protein MQQEDDLRGLAKVMEFMRAISIVFVVIHVYWFCYRAFVDAGINIGVVDKILLNFQRTAGLFSNLLVTKVFAVIFLALSCLGTKGVKNQKMTWRKIYTAFLSGLVLFFMNWWMLDLPFNPTVNAAIYTVTLTAGYILLLMSGVWISRMLKHNLMEDVFNTANESFMQETRFMENEYSVNLPTKFVYQGKEWDGWINVVNVFRASIVLGTPGSGKSYAVVNNYIKQQIEKSFAMYIYDYKFPDLSEIAYNHLLKHKEHYKVKPEFYVINFDDPRRSHRCNPINPKFMVDISDAYESAYTIMLNLNKTWIQKQGDFFVESPIILLAAIIWYLRIYKDGKYCTFPHAIEFLNKPYADIFTILTSYPSLENYLSPFMDAWQSGAQDQLQGQIASAKIPLSRMISPQLYWVMTGDDFTLDLNNPEQPKILCVGNNPDRQNIYSAALGLYNSRIVKLVNKKGQLKSSIIIDELPTIYFRGIDNLIATARSNKVAVCLGFQDFSQLTRDYGEKEAKVIQNTVGNIFSGQVVGETAKNLSERFGKILQQRQSISINRQDTSTSINTQLDSLIPASKIANLSQGTFVGSVADNFGEEIEQKIFHARIIVDNEKVAAETRAYKKIPVINEFKDADGNDIMQQQIDRNYSRIKADVLQIIEDEMERIANDPDLKHLIPQEDGKKEE; encoded by the coding sequence ATGCAACAAGAAGATGATTTGAGAGGATTGGCAAAGGTCATGGAGTTCATGCGTGCCATATCCATCGTGTTTGTCGTCATCCACGTTTATTGGTTCTGTTACCGGGCATTCGTGGATGCGGGTATCAACATCGGAGTGGTCGATAAGATACTCCTGAATTTCCAGAGGACGGCGGGGCTTTTCAGCAACCTGCTGGTGACAAAAGTATTCGCCGTCATATTCCTTGCCCTGTCATGTTTGGGCACGAAGGGCGTGAAGAACCAGAAGATGACCTGGCGGAAGATATATACCGCCTTCCTTTCGGGGCTTGTATTGTTCTTCATGAACTGGTGGATGCTTGATTTGCCGTTCAATCCTACGGTCAATGCCGCCATTTACACGGTAACGCTGACCGCCGGGTACATCCTTCTTTTGATGTCGGGCGTATGGATAAGCCGTATGCTGAAACACAACCTTATGGAGGACGTGTTCAACACCGCCAACGAGAGTTTCATGCAGGAAACCCGCTTTATGGAAAACGAGTATTCCGTCAACCTGCCGACCAAGTTCGTGTATCAGGGCAAGGAATGGGACGGATGGATCAACGTTGTAAACGTTTTTCGTGCGTCCATCGTGCTTGGAACACCGGGCAGCGGGAAATCCTACGCGGTGGTAAACAACTACATCAAACAGCAAATCGAGAAATCCTTTGCCATGTACATTTATGATTACAAGTTTCCGGATTTATCCGAAATAGCTTATAATCACCTGCTTAAACACAAGGAACATTACAAGGTTAAACCGGAGTTCTATGTCATAAACTTCGATGACCCCCGACGCTCGCACAGGTGCAATCCCATCAATCCCAAATTCATGGTGGATATTTCCGATGCCTACGAATCCGCCTACACGATAATGCTCAATTTGAACAAGACCTGGATACAGAAACAGGGTGATTTCTTCGTGGAGTCACCGATTATCCTGCTCGCGGCGATTATCTGGTACTTGCGGATTTACAAAGACGGCAAGTATTGCACCTTCCCCCACGCGATAGAATTTCTTAACAAGCCGTATGCCGATATCTTCACGATTCTTACCTCTTATCCCTCGCTGGAAAACTACCTTTCCCCATTCATGGATGCCTGGCAATCTGGAGCGCAAGATCAGCTCCAGGGCCAGATAGCGTCCGCAAAAATTCCGCTTTCGAGGATGATTTCACCCCAGTTGTATTGGGTGATGACGGGCGATGATTTTACACTTGATCTGAACAATCCGGAACAGCCCAAAATCCTCTGTGTGGGAAACAATCCTGACAGGCAGAACATCTATTCGGCGGCCTTGGGACTGTACAATTCCCGTATCGTGAAGTTGGTGAACAAGAAGGGACAGCTGAAGAGTTCCATTATTATAGACGAGCTACCGACCATCTATTTCCGCGGCATCGACAACCTGATAGCCACCGCCCGAAGCAACAAGGTGGCGGTATGTCTCGGCTTCCAGGACTTCTCGCAGCTGACCCGTGACTACGGTGAAAAAGAGGCGAAAGTGATCCAAAATACAGTCGGCAATATTTTCTCCGGACAGGTGGTAGGCGAAACGGCAAAGAACCTTTCGGAGCGTTTCGGCAAAATCCTTCAGCAAAGGCAGTCCATATCCATCAACCGGCAGGACACATCCACCTCCATCAACACGCAATTGGATTCCCTGATACCCGCTTCCAAGATTGCCAACCTCTCGCAGGGTACATTCGTGGGCAGCGTGGCGGACAACTTCGGTGAGGAAATCGAGCAGAAGATTTTCCATGCCCGTATCATCGTCGATAACGAGAAGGTGGCGGCGGAGACCAGAGCCTACAAAAAAATCCCTGTCATCAACGAGTTCAAGGATGCAGACGGTAACGACATCATGCAGCAGCAGATAGACCGCAACTACTCCCGTATCAAGGCGGACGTACTGCAAATAATTGAAGATGAGATGGAAAGAATTGCCAATGACCCGGATTTGAAACACCTGATTCCACAGGAGGACGGAAAAAAAGAGGAATAG
- a CDS encoding DUF6926 domain-containing protein yields the protein MNNNNSKTIVWDNIPEWAIFSLEYGIDEELFLPDEDKEMITKFIVENFPNGYTMSVDWESYNEFDTNPAFGKACKTYKVTFCIL from the coding sequence ATGAATAACAATAACAGCAAGACGATCGTTTGGGACAACATTCCCGAATGGGCGATTTTTTCATTGGAGTACGGCATCGACGAGGAACTGTTCCTGCCCGATGAAGACAAGGAGATGATAACCAAGTTCATCGTTGAAAACTTTCCGAACGGTTACACCATGTCGGTGGATTGGGAGTCATACAACGAATTCGACACCAATCCGGCATTCGGAAAGGCGTGCAAGACTTATAAGGTAACTTTCTGTATCCTATAA
- a CDS encoding DUF4120 family protein — translation MKIRCQEHYDKVVEYAKSIGDTTFQNCIERLKQWEKNSNGRYEIELYRDFAPHSFGFAEVAANGSSGIVGGLLYHGKPDQSYAVTLTPIHGWSIHT, via the coding sequence ATGAAAATCAGATGTCAGGAACACTACGATAAGGTAGTGGAGTACGCCAAAAGTATCGGCGACACAACATTTCAGAATTGCATTGAACGCCTCAAACAATGGGAGAAGAACTCAAACGGCAGGTATGAAATTGAACTCTACCGGGATTTCGCCCCACATTCATTCGGTTTTGCGGAAGTGGCCGCTAACGGAAGCAGCGGTATTGTCGGAGGATTGCTTTACCATGGAAAACCGGACCAGTCTTATGCGGTTACACTGACTCCCATACACGGCTGGAGTATACATACTTGA
- a CDS encoding ATP-binding protein, with the protein MKIPRDKYLQELQSVMHNGMIKIITGVRRCGKSYLLFELFKQSLLDNGVNEDHVIQVDLENRRSKDLRNPDTLLDYIDGHIVDNDMYYILLDEIQLVPEFEDVLNSYLKIKNADVYVTGSNSRMLSSDVKTEFRGRGYEIRVHPLSFSEFLKTGQYASELNALQDYMIYGGMPQIVSFSDKKKKENYLKSLFQGTYIRDIKERYNIRNDDDLNELIDIIASNIGCLTNPTNLENTFKSVKGHSISDTTIQSYLGMLQDAFMVEKAIRYDIKGKHYINTPSKYYFEDVGLRNARLNYRQIDGGHLMENIIYNELRIRGYSVDVGQVEVRTTNAEGKKIRKLLEVDFICNSGNKRMYIQSALDMPTPEKIDQETNSLRHINDGFPKIVIVGGLTPSYVNTDGISIMNVIDFLKDTEMGLL; encoded by the coding sequence ATGAAAATACCAAGAGACAAATACTTACAAGAGCTGCAAAGTGTGATGCACAACGGAATGATTAAGATTATTACCGGTGTACGACGTTGTGGAAAATCTTACCTTCTATTTGAGTTATTCAAACAATCATTACTTGATAATGGCGTGAATGAAGATCATGTTATTCAAGTAGATTTGGAAAACCGACGTAGTAAAGATCTCAGGAATCCGGACACATTATTGGATTATATTGACGGGCATATTGTAGATAACGATATGTACTACATACTATTGGATGAGATTCAACTTGTTCCAGAATTTGAAGATGTACTCAATAGCTATCTGAAAATTAAAAATGCAGATGTATATGTGACCGGTAGTAATAGTCGAATGCTATCCAGTGATGTAAAAACCGAATTTCGTGGTCGAGGATATGAAATCAGAGTACATCCTTTAAGTTTTTCGGAATTTCTCAAGACAGGACAGTACGCAAGCGAACTTAACGCTCTGCAAGACTATATGATTTATGGAGGAATGCCGCAGATTGTGTCTTTTTCTGACAAAAAGAAGAAAGAAAACTATCTTAAATCATTGTTTCAGGGTACTTATATACGCGATATAAAAGAACGGTATAATATTAGGAATGATGATGATTTGAACGAACTTATAGACATTATAGCTTCTAATATCGGTTGCCTGACAAATCCGACAAACCTTGAAAATACATTCAAATCTGTGAAAGGTCATAGTATCTCAGATACAACCATACAGAGTTATCTCGGGATGTTACAAGATGCGTTTATGGTGGAAAAAGCCATTCGGTATGACATTAAAGGTAAGCATTACATCAATACACCTTCAAAATACTATTTTGAAGATGTAGGATTGCGCAATGCCCGTCTGAATTATCGTCAGATTGACGGTGGCCACCTTATGGAAAATATTATATATAATGAACTGCGTATCAGAGGGTATTCTGTTGATGTCGGGCAAGTGGAGGTGAGAACAACAAATGCCGAAGGAAAGAAAATACGAAAACTATTGGAAGTGGATTTTATTTGTAACAGTGGGAACAAACGTATGTATATACAATCAGCACTTGATATGCCTACTCCTGAGAAAATTGATCAGGAAACAAATTCACTTCGTCATATCAATGATGGATTCCCTAAAATAGTCATAGTTGGAGGCTTAACCCCTTCTTATGTGAATACTGATGGCATATCAATCATGAATGTGATTGACTTCCTTAAAGATACAGAAATGGGGCTATTGTAA
- a CDS encoding DUF3945 domain-containing protein, producing the protein MAKKNVRDEPLKPQVTENEQMSDIVLILDKMELLLQAVSKLDKDGRYETVPADKEHRNSFLKIDRYANMFENFLKNFWSQLKDPTRFGILSIKEDTLDDPKVRQAVEDLAAGKKTDAVEEFLKQYEIVPRDKENQSINHQNQEEMAKKNETQQQAAQGDGTQQQPQYRYNESMINWEQLKNFGLSREELQERGLLDQMLRGYKTNQVVPISMNFGSAVLRTDARLSFQQSRSGDIVLGIHGIRQKPDLDRPYFGHIFSDEDKKNLLETGNMGRVVELKNRNGEYVPSFVSIDKLTNEVVAMKAENVFIPREISGVELTEQEQNDLREGKKIFVEGMTARSGNPFDAHLQVNAERRGVEFIFENDKLFNRQSLGGVELTKKQIDDLNEGKAIFVEGMKRKDGELFSSYVKLDEATGRPSYTRYNPDSPEGAREIYIPNEINGVKITPEEQKELREGKPIFLNDMVNRKGEEFSSFIKADLETGRLSYSRTRDGFDQREEFKIPAKVWDVELTRKQRADLQSGKAVLVEGIKGYDGKTISQYVKANFNQGRLDFYNENPDRRRDASQRNVVSATQRQGEENRQSRGASIA; encoded by the coding sequence ATGGCAAAGAAAAACGTGAGGGACGAACCCCTCAAACCGCAAGTCACCGAGAACGAGCAGATGAGTGACATCGTCCTTATCCTCGACAAGATGGAGCTGCTCCTCCAGGCGGTCAGCAAGCTCGACAAGGACGGCAGGTACGAAACAGTGCCGGCAGACAAGGAGCACCGCAACTCCTTCCTCAAAATCGACCGTTACGCGAACATGTTCGAGAATTTCCTGAAGAACTTCTGGAGCCAGCTCAAGGACCCGACACGCTTCGGCATCCTTTCCATCAAGGAAGACACGCTGGACGACCCGAAAGTGCGGCAGGCCGTCGAAGACCTCGCCGCCGGAAAAAAGACAGACGCGGTGGAGGAATTCCTCAAACAGTACGAGATTGTCCCCCGCGACAAGGAAAACCAAAGTATCAACCATCAAAATCAAGAAGAAATGGCAAAGAAAAACGAAACACAGCAGCAGGCCGCCCAAGGTGACGGCACGCAGCAGCAGCCCCAGTACCGCTACAACGAGTCCATGATCAACTGGGAGCAGCTGAAGAACTTCGGGCTCTCCCGTGAAGAACTCCAGGAACGGGGGCTGCTCGACCAGATGCTCAGGGGCTACAAGACCAACCAGGTCGTGCCCATCAGCATGAACTTCGGCTCCGCCGTGCTACGCACCGACGCGAGGCTCTCGTTCCAGCAGTCCCGCTCCGGAGACATCGTGCTGGGCATCCACGGTATCCGGCAGAAACCCGACCTCGACCGTCCCTACTTCGGGCACATCTTCTCGGACGAGGACAAGAAAAATTTGCTTGAGACGGGCAACATGGGGCGTGTCGTGGAACTGAAGAACCGCAACGGCGAGTATGTCCCCTCTTTCGTCAGCATCGACAAGCTGACCAACGAGGTGGTGGCGATGAAAGCCGAGAATGTCTTCATACCGCGTGAAATCAGCGGAGTTGAACTGACCGAGCAGGAGCAGAACGACCTGCGGGAAGGCAAGAAGATATTCGTCGAAGGAATGACAGCCAGATCGGGCAACCCGTTCGACGCCCACCTCCAGGTCAACGCCGAGCGCAGGGGCGTGGAATTCATCTTCGAGAACGACAAGCTCTTCAACCGGCAGTCTTTGGGAGGCGTCGAACTGACCAAGAAGCAGATTGACGACCTGAACGAGGGCAAGGCCATCTTCGTGGAGGGCATGAAGCGCAAGGACGGGGAACTGTTCTCCTCCTACGTGAAACTCGACGAGGCGACAGGCCGCCCGTCCTACACCCGCTACAATCCCGACTCCCCGGAAGGCGCACGGGAAATCTACATCCCGAATGAAATCAATGGCGTGAAAATCACTCCCGAGGAACAGAAAGAGTTGCGCGAAGGGAAGCCCATCTTCCTCAACGACATGGTGAACCGCAAGGGAGAGGAATTCTCCTCGTTCATCAAGGCAGACCTCGAAACGGGCAGGCTGAGCTACTCGCGCACCCGGGACGGCTTCGACCAGCGCGAGGAGTTCAAGATACCGGCCAAGGTATGGGACGTAGAGCTTACCCGCAAGCAGCGTGCCGACCTCCAGAGCGGCAAGGCGGTGCTGGTCGAGGGCATCAAGGGGTATGACGGCAAGACCATCTCGCAGTACGTCAAGGCGAACTTCAACCAGGGCAGACTGGACTTCTACAACGAGAATCCCGACCGCAGACGCGACGCCTCGCAGCGCAACGTGGTGTCCGCCACACAAAGACAGGGAGAGGAAAACCGCCAATCCAGGGGGGCGAGCATAGCCTGA
- a CDS encoding DUF4099 domain-containing protein: protein MEMNKENNTPFKAEDVNWDELAAIGILKDELEMAGELDTLLSGEKTNVVSLSLVLLGVDVVMDATLQLVRKDGDPLLEILGIKPVEQ from the coding sequence ATGGAAATGAACAAGGAAAACAACACGCCTTTCAAGGCGGAAGACGTGAACTGGGACGAGCTGGCAGCCATCGGCATCCTGAAGGATGAACTGGAAATGGCCGGGGAACTCGATACGCTGCTCAGCGGTGAGAAGACAAACGTGGTATCGCTCAGCCTGGTGCTGCTCGGCGTGGACGTGGTGATGGACGCCACACTCCAGTTGGTACGCAAGGACGGCGACCCGCTGCTCGAAATCCTCGGTATCAAGCCCGTGGAACAGTAA
- a CDS encoding type IA DNA topoisomerase, giving the protein MIAIIAEKPSVGQDIARVVGATEKMDGYITGNGYMVTWALGHLVSLALPGTYGYTRTTAEDLPMIPEPFRLVPRQIRTDRGMVTDIAAGKQLKIIDEVFSKCDSIIVATDAGREGELIFRWIYSYLGYTKPFRRLWISSLTDEAIREGMANLREGSGYDSLYAAADSRAKADWLVGMNASRALATASGSANNSIGRVQTPTLAMICARFKENRNFVSTPYWQLHIALKKDDVHRQFFHPEDFRDKNGAEAAYRRITSDSVVTINKVERKTVFQQAPLLYDLTALQKDCNIHHDLSADKTLSIAQSLYEKKLVSYPRTGSRYIPEDVMAHVPALLEKVITMPWFREYGRTFDLSGLNTRSVDATKVTDHHALIVTGVVPEGLSEAEAVVYEMIAGRMLEAFSPRCEKESLKMECVCEGMDFRSQSAVIVNPGWRAVFSRKEDREKDEPEGNGGTAVFAEGEEIPVMGYGLAQKKTLPRPLYTEATLLTAMENCGKEIADGQAREAVKELGIGTPATRAAIITTLFKRDYIERSGKSIRPTEKGLYLYESVKGMMVADAELTGTWEKALAQIEGHTLDPESFMLSIREYTGKVTGEILRLKFPEPSSRAFTCPKCKTGNVIVKAKVAKCDHEGCGLLVFRRFLNKELTDQHLEQLFSSGSTRLIKGVKGKKGASFDAAVAFDADFNLKLSFPKPKGGKGK; this is encoded by the coding sequence ATGATAGCAATCATAGCAGAGAAACCGAGTGTCGGTCAGGACATAGCCCGCGTAGTCGGGGCTACAGAAAAAATGGACGGCTACATAACAGGAAACGGCTACATGGTGACATGGGCGCTGGGACATTTAGTGTCGCTGGCATTGCCGGGAACATACGGCTACACGAGGACCACCGCCGAAGACCTCCCGATGATTCCCGAACCGTTCCGCCTTGTGCCACGGCAGATACGCACGGACAGGGGGATGGTGACGGACATCGCCGCCGGCAAACAGCTCAAAATCATTGATGAAGTATTCTCCAAATGCGACAGCATCATCGTGGCAACGGACGCGGGCCGCGAGGGGGAACTTATCTTCCGGTGGATATATTCTTATCTGGGCTATACCAAGCCCTTCAGACGGCTGTGGATCTCCTCGCTTACCGACGAGGCCATCCGCGAGGGCATGGCGAACCTCAGGGAGGGAAGCGGATACGACAGCCTCTATGCCGCCGCCGACAGCCGTGCGAAGGCCGACTGGCTGGTGGGCATGAACGCGAGCCGCGCCCTGGCGACAGCCTCCGGATCGGCGAACAACTCCATAGGCCGTGTGCAGACTCCCACGCTCGCCATGATATGCGCACGCTTCAAGGAAAACCGGAACTTCGTCTCCACTCCATACTGGCAGCTGCATATCGCGCTGAAAAAAGACGACGTGCACCGGCAGTTCTTCCACCCGGAGGACTTCAGGGACAAGAATGGGGCGGAGGCCGCGTACAGGCGCATTACTTCCGACTCTGTGGTGACCATAAATAAGGTAGAACGAAAGACGGTATTTCAGCAGGCTCCGCTTCTGTATGACCTTACCGCACTACAGAAGGACTGCAACATCCACCACGACCTTTCGGCGGACAAGACCCTTTCCATCGCCCAGTCCCTGTACGAAAAGAAACTGGTCTCCTACCCGAGAACGGGCAGCCGTTATATCCCGGAGGATGTCATGGCACATGTCCCGGCCTTGCTGGAAAAGGTCATCACCATGCCCTGGTTCAGGGAATACGGACGGACTTTCGACCTTTCCGGCCTGAACACCCGGAGCGTGGACGCCACGAAAGTGACCGACCACCATGCACTGATCGTCACGGGCGTCGTTCCCGAAGGGCTGTCCGAGGCGGAAGCGGTTGTTTATGAGATGATAGCCGGAAGGATGCTGGAAGCCTTCTCTCCACGCTGCGAGAAAGAGTCACTGAAGATGGAGTGCGTGTGCGAGGGTATGGATTTCCGCTCACAATCCGCCGTCATCGTCAATCCCGGCTGGCGTGCCGTGTTCTCCCGGAAGGAAGACCGTGAAAAGGACGAGCCGGAAGGTAACGGGGGAACGGCGGTGTTTGCCGAAGGCGAGGAAATCCCGGTCATGGGATACGGGCTGGCACAGAAAAAGACCCTGCCCAGACCCCTTTACACGGAAGCGACCTTGCTCACCGCCATGGAGAACTGCGGTAAGGAAATCGCTGACGGACAGGCACGGGAAGCGGTGAAGGAGCTGGGCATCGGCACGCCCGCTACCCGTGCCGCCATCATCACGACCCTTTTCAAGCGTGACTATATCGAGCGTTCCGGCAAGAGCATCCGCCCGACGGAAAAGGGGCTTTACCTCTACGAGTCGGTCAAGGGCATGATGGTGGCCGATGCCGAACTGACCGGTACATGGGAGAAGGCACTGGCACAGATAGAGGGGCACACCCTCGATCCGGAAAGCTTCATGCTCTCCATCCGGGAATACACCGGGAAAGTGACCGGTGAGATACTGCGTCTCAAATTCCCCGAACCGTCGTCACGCGCCTTTACCTGCCCCAAGTGCAAGACCGGCAATGTGATAGTGAAGGCAAAAGTCGCCAAGTGCGACCATGAGGGGTGCGGACTGCTGGTGTTCCGCCGTTTCCTGAACAAGGAGCTGACCGACCAGCATCTGGAACAGCTTTTCTCTTCCGGCTCCACCAGGCTGATCAAGGGGGTCAAGGGCAAGAAAGGGGCCTCTTTCGACGCCGCGGTAGCCTTTGACGCGGACTTCAACCTGAAACTCTCGTTCCCCAAGCCCAAGGGAGGGAAGGGGAAATAA